The region ggaaaaaaaggtaaaattagGATGTTGCAGTTGTAAGGCAGTACCTGCGTGGCTCCATTAGCTGGACCCTCATACACGCTGAGGAGAGGAAGACAGATGCTCTGAATCACTCCAGCACCTGCCACTGCTGCTGCCCCCTACAGGAACATGtcaaacacattcattttaaccaatcagtttgttcatatatcaagaagtttatttcatttttgagtcaTCACTTGATGCTCTCTAAAGTCCTAGTGTGTGGTACTCGttcatttttggcatgaaatacatatttaatgttgtttatgATTTGAACGTTACCCATATTGCAGTCATATCCCTTCAAGTTTCACATACACTTTGCATTAAAATCAGCAGTTCATTACCTTTTTGACTCGATTCATATGGATTCGTTTAGCGAGGCCTTTATGATCTGCTAAGTTTTGGCTACCTGGACTTTCAATGAAGGGACAGAAACCTCCCaggtttcataaaaatattttcatttgtgttttaacCAGTCTTATGGGTTTAGAAAGACACAAGGAAGAGTAAGTGATGACAATTTCCATATTTAGGTGAACTAGGCCTTTATGGATaagaatttgtaaaaaaatattttctctcaCAGTTCAGTTACTActtgaaaattgaaaaaaaaaaaaagaagtatattcataaaatatataacaaaatccatctagttttgatcaatttacaTGACTCTTCCATGTctagaaatcacacttttatAATTAAGCTACCTTCCATATTCAAGATTTCTATATCCTGGTGAATATTGTAGGCTTTTGTTCCTCTTTTGCGGTGTATACCTGCGGTGTTCTTGCGAGTGTGAGCAGCAGATGAAGCGCTGCCTCTGTGAAGTAAAGGTTCTGCTTGGAGCGCAGACTGAGTTCTAGAGCGCTCAGAACTGACGGCAGAACTGGCAGCTTCCTGACCACCTGCAGCCACTGCTCACCATCCTCATCAGCCCGACACAACTCTTTAGAGAGATGAAGAGCTAACACACACACCTGAGACACAGAGAGATATACTGATTATGATGGAATAactgcatactgtatatactgcacaATATACTGCCTATAAAATGTATGTGAATAGCATGCATTATATACTCAAGACTTTAAATAGTAACATGTTATGAAAGCTCGTTtccaccacaaaaaaaaaaaaaaaactctaaatgtacatttttgttcCTTGTGTGATTTATCCAAAAATCCAAATTTTGGGATAAATacctttttttagtttttttcttctatggggcaaaaaaatattgatataaactatttattcaaagcgacttacaaatgaggaaagtggaagcaatcaaaatcaacagaagaacaatgatatgcaagtgctataacaagtttCAGTTAGCTTATAAAACGTAGCAAGATttcgtttttttgtttttcctgaattctgagtttacttCATGGAATTCTGACATTTCttttaattctgagtttacatctcgcaattttttttttccgccatagaatttaaaaaaaaaagataattgcaACTCACCTCAATTCTGATCTCTGACAATTtgtagtttatatctcacaattctgtcttACCTccgaattctgactttttttctcttaatTCTGGTCAAGTGCAGTACATCATGGGATTGCATATATACATTCTGTGTACattatacatacaaacacacactcactgagTCTTGCTGGTCTTTCTGGATGTGTGGGCTGTCTGTCTCCATGCTGTCCTCCTGAATGTCACCTCTCTGTATCATGTGACGTGTGCTGTCAATCAACGCCAGGGCCTCGTCCTGAaccatctcacacacacacaacagcagCTGGGGAAGCTGGGTAATCTCTCCTCCTGAACCAGTAAAtgttaaacaattattaaaacaaaacaaacaatatgcACACAGTTGGTGGAATGTGTTTCCCCAAACAATCATGCAGACTGACCATTGAGTCCTTGTATCTGCAGGGCTAAGATGAGAGCTGACAGGAGTTTGGCTTTGGTTCGGTCCGTGAGCTGTTGTTCAGCATGTAGAACGCTTTCCAACATCAGAGACAGGGGCGGCAGTAGAGCTGGAGCGGATACCAACACACTGACACAAACCACATCAGCAATATTAGTTAACACGCTCTTTTGAAGAGTTTTATCATGACTTTTTAGTTAATTGTTTTTGTAGCTTGTCTTcagtaaacattttttaatgtttaaaaacaacaagaacacaacaaaaacacaattaaaacgTGTGTGTAAAATAgcatgatactaaaataacatgggTGTAAATGTGGccatgttttaaattttttgtattttccctttttatttaaattttagttgcatttcataatttttttgtgtttttgtcatttttattatttattgttttttgtctATGTCAGTATAGttcttattaatttttatttcagttttacttttagttattttagtacatcaagttaaactaaatgaaaatgatacatTGCTTTGGAAACTAgctgtcattaattaatttatgttttttttttaatatttcatttcagttaatatttattttaagtaacaaaaatgttacttttatggtttcagttttagtttgcaATAATAACCTTGACTTTTCTATTCATTTCTATTTCAGAGATGTTTCTATTCATTTCACACGTGAAGCTGAGccaatcatttacaaaaacacacCTTTTCCACTGTTTGAGGAGGATAAGGAGCAGCGTGACCATCATGGATCCCAGACGCAGACAGAAAACAGACTGAGACATCAGCagctgagaaagagagaaagatggaAGTTTGAGGTTTTTGTACCAATGTATCATAAGTGTGTTTGTaacatagcaaaaaaaaaagtcaggatttaaaataactaattattcAAGCTTAATTTAAGAACAGTAAAGGCAATATGTAGATATATAGTCATGGGTGCCCATATGTATAAGGTAACTTACCGCTGCTTTGGTCCCTTCCAACACGTCCATGAAAAGCTTATGCCTGACAGTGTCATCCTTCAGATGCATCACCTCAGACTACAAACACACGAGACAGGTTATGATAAACACCAGCAGTATAACCGTGAGATGTGTGAAGTTAAGTGTAGCTGCTCACATGATTGGTGGACAGAATTAAGAGTGTCCTCCAGGCGGAGATGAGCATCTGAGACTCGGACAGAGAGCGCAGACCCTCCTCTTCACCGTCACACGCCACACACACCAGATCACGCACGTAATCCGACCAGAACTCATAGCGGCGCTTACTGCTGAAACTCTCCAGAGCCGCTTTCAGAGACGGATCCAACACACCACtaagagacacacacagacagacaactGTGAATCTGTATTGGTGGTttgcaaatagaaaacaaaacacttcttttcatttttacttttattttatcaatCTTGAAGCAGCTGTTAAGAGTATAAGCTGTATGGCTTCTTACACGCTTGTGTAGATCATACCTGACAACATAGTAGATCTCAAGGGCGATTATCTTCATCACAAAGGCACAAGACTCCAGAACACACGGCTAcataaaaagaaacacaaagaaacaatcaaacaagaaataaaatactttgGGAACATTTTTGTCTTCAAGTTATTACTATttatgcacacaaacacacacatacttctGTGGACTCAGCTGGGGGAGGTAAGTTTCCAAATAAAGGAGTTGTTAGGTTCTCCCAGAATTTTTCTCTGTAACGATAAAAGATCACATGGTTAGTTTAATGCTTAATTACAACCAACCAAACGATATTGACTAACCTTGACTAACGTAAGTGGACATACATGCTACAAAAGTGTAGAATATGGCCCCTAcggcagtggttctcaacaatttaattgaattaataaaattaataacttattattaatattaaaaaaaagaacttaactaaaataataaaaaataaaataacagaaattacattattatatttctattttccccataaaaaaaagttattaattaaaaaaaccacatagttttttaaactattacaaaatgaacagtagttaatttaaagggatactccaccctaaaatgaaaattttgtcgtTAATCACTTatccccatgtcgttccaaacccgtaaaagcttcgttcgtcggaacacaatttaagatattttggatgaaaaccgggaggcttgtgactgtcccattgactgccaaacaattaacgctgtcaaggtccagaaaagtatgaaaaacatcgtcagaatactccatctgcaatcagtggttcaaccgtaacgttacgaagctacgagaatactttttgtacgcaaaaaaaaaaaaagactttattcaacaattcagaggagacgaattgctCAATAAAGtcgttcttttttttctttgtgtacaaaaagtattcccGTAGCTTGGACTACTCTgacgatgttttttatacttttctgggccttgacagcgttaattgtttggcagtcaatgggacagtcacaagcctcccggttttcatccaaaatatcttaaattgtgttccgaagacgaacaaagcttttacgggtttggaacgacatgggggtaagtgattaataacaaaattttcattttggggtggagtaaccctttaatatattaatattagcttttataaaaatgcttGAAAACAGCAGCGTCATCATAATTATGACAGAATTACTGGAAATTGCCTATATCAGGAAGCCTCAGAATACCATGTTGGACAACAGGGACCTTTGAGCAAAAAAGCACTGCCCAACTGCGTCATGTGTGAGAGACTCACTTGGTCCTGAGCACCGAGAGCGCGCTGTCCCGTCTGTCCTGCCAGAGTGCGTGGAGGAAGGCCAGTGCCGCCCTGTGCAGGAGTGGAGGACACCAGTACTTCCCCTGCTGCTTAGAGTCCAACAACTCCAACACCACTGACAAACAGCTCCACTCTCCCAGAGAAAACTCctacacacagagagagacaaacCAGACAATCACACACTGCTCTGAATCATTCACCATTGCATACTAACTCTATGAGCATTtctgtgacctctgacctttgcCCCATCGCTGCCGTCTTTGGTCTCCAGGTTGAGGAAGAGCTCAATGAGTCCAGGTTGTGTTTCCACAGCCACAGTGAGGAACTCCAGTATGGTGACTTTAATACGCATGTCTTCAGTTCTGCTCTGTAGTCGTGTCAGAAACGCATCTCTGATTGCAGCAGCATCACTGCCCAGACAAGCGTACACGGACATGGGAGCCACCTGAACATAGCACACACAATACACATTTCTTATATCATGGTGGGACTTCTACTGTTATTAAATTAGAATAACTATAACATAATTACCATAAAAATTGAATGACTATAAGACATCAACCAAGATATTTAATGACTGATACTGTTTATATTGAACagtgaatgacaaaataaataaatagtgttattttaaggttatttatatactttagaatatttattaatattttgaattagcttttatttttatattttcagtttttaatttgtgtaaatttagttcaagttttagtattttgttgtgcttttgacattttttatatttctatttgtcttttatttttatttatttatttttgttttagtaatgaaTATATTGAACAGTGTGcgtattaaataaaatcaatggtCAAACCCATTATTGGATTCATTCTACtataaatttattcaaaatagttattttagtattatttttatacattatagtatttattaatattttaattagctCTTATTTTTATACTTTGAGTTTTTAATTTAGCTTAAATTAGGtctaaattttattaaatttgttatgtgaaatagtttttatatttttcagcttttttttgcagtgattaTATTGAACAGTTGGAGTATTAAAATCTATAGTCAAACCAACTACTTGTTTCCCTCTACTAAACAGTTAAACCAGTGTTacttttgtatgtgtgtgtgtgtgtactggtatatatggtttatgaggacacaagtgtgtataataacatgggtactacaacgtaaacatggtttatgaggacacttcccTTGTCCCTGTAGaacaaaatgcttaaaaaacatacaaaacaaacatacaaaaaaaattgccagtagtttcctgtaaggggtaggtttaggtgtgtatgtatatatttaatttttttatatacaattaaattatttcttaatattctgaattattttttatttttagtaattttatgttcttgtcatttttattagttttgattataatttttttcttcatctaatatttttatttcaaatttattccaattaacaaaaatgttaacatttttaacagtttGAGTAAACAATAACACCACTCACTCCTTACATGTAAAACTACATTATTTAGTCACTTTATGAAGCTGTTTTCCACATGAAGACCACAACAACGTGTCAAGAACATTACCGTGGCGAGTCTCTTCAGCAGCTGTATAGCAAGTCGCGGCAGCGCTGGGTCGTGCTTGTGGTAAATATACTTTGCCAGCACAGCGATCAGGTTGTTGCCATGACCacctgcaagaaaaaaaaaacacttgcatgATCACTAGATGTCAGGAACAGACAATCTATGGGAAAGGTTaagtatttattattgtaaagcAATCCCTGACCTAACAGTCTAATATTTCACATCTACCATGTGCTGAAGTGTGTACTAACCGTGCTGTGTTAGCGCTTGCTCCAGAGGCGAGGCCGTATCAGACTGCGGTTTGAGTCGGATCACATTGTTGGTGACTGAGAACGCTAACTTCACAGTCTGGATCAGAACCTGACCAGGTCCCTCAGACCCACCACtgcagacaaacacacaaactcaaACCCACTGACTCATGTAAAGAGGATGAGACTGAATCCATATTAAAAGCTCAATCGCATACCTGCTGGGCTGTGCTGCGAGCACCATGTTGATAGTGTCCACTCCCACACCCATGATGTTGACCACTGCCTGTCCTGCCTCTGTGTTGGCCAGACTGTAGATACACAACGACTGCAGACTTGGAGCGCTGCAGAGGTCACACATCGAGAATGTGAGAACCAAATGAAGACcacatgaaataaatgaaaatgaaatatcaTCTGCATCCTCTTACCTGCCCTCTGACTCCCCCTCCTGACTCAGATTTAGAATAGCATGAACCAGCTCTAGAATCAAACAACCTGACAGAGAACAGTGAGTAGAGAAAGTGTTAagcaaataccagtaaatttaAGAGAAACTGAGAATTTCAGACAATAATGTTGTGCGAGTTTGCTCACCGATCCTCTCTCGCACTCCATAGGTGTTATAGCGCCATTTATGATATGTAGGCAGCATTTCTTTCAGAACCAGCAGCACACATGGGATGAGTCCTCTGCTCTGAGTACTGCCCAACTGaccctgaaaacacacacacacacacacattaaaattaCTTAATATCCACCAATGTAGTAAGGCTGAATGACTTGGTtggagaaaaaaatcaaattgcaatttaaaaaaataataataaaaaaaaaaaactccaggTTTGTTGTACTTATTTGTAGGGCTGCAAGATTTGGCCAAAAATGTtgtgatattatattattattattattcttactaaatgaaaaatattacagtTGTAACATtctgttataaaataaaaaatacagaaaaaaaaaagactgatataataaaatgtatattacattaaatattatgattacttttttctattgtatatttaaattacaagagatgatgtattattaaataatttattaaataataattattattattactatttagagtattaattaaataaattacaatgataatatttatggctgtctttattttttttttttaattaaactgagacactaaaacataaaattgaGACTGAAAACGTAAACTGTGAACGTTGCTGCTCGTGTGTAAAACAGTACCACGCTTCACTCTGAAACATGCAGTCATATACTTACTTAATTGCAGCCTTTGCAAGAAATTTGATAATCACGCAAGCAACAATTTGGTTTCATTTCAATTGATCATGCAGCCTTACAATGTAGTCTGTGTAATGTAGTTATACGTGGTTAGCTAAAAACTTGGTCATTTTGACATGATTGGTCATAACAGCTGATAAATGCATTACCTTGACGAGTGTGGTCACTAGTCTTAAAAAGGCAATGGTCACACTGTACTCTCCTCTGGGCTGTTCGATCAATACCAGCAGGTTGCCATAGTTACCCGCCTTCATGCCCTCTGCACTGAAATAGACACACCCACACATCATTCTTCAGGTTTCTATGACTTTAACAGATGAATATGCTGCCGTTCTTGTTCACTAgttctgcatgtgtgtgtgtgtgtgtgtatcaccTGATGGTCTGTGCCATGTTAGTCAGAGGGGtggaggcgaagggaaggaagcCGGTGTGATGCAGACTGGACCAAACCTGTATCAGGAGGAAAGGCTGCTTAGTCCTACATCATCACTTCATATAAACCTGACTCAATATAACTGTGAACATTTACCTTCCCAGGCTGCCGAGCAGCCAGAGCGATAAGGCAGTTGACGCAGGAAGTGATCACATCTACTGGAGGGTTAATAACAGAGGTCAACCTATAACACAAATCACACACCGTCAGTTTCATTGATAATGCATTGTTCACTGTTTGGTCTTCATGTTCACATGTGCACTTCACCTCTGTAGCAGCATGTAGATCCGTGATGTGAGCGGCAGCAGACAGTCAGACACCGTCCAATCTGTGCTGATGATCTTATGAACCAGATCCAAGATGGGCTTCACTCGCTCACAGTGTGCCAACACATCTATTCGCCCGAGACAGATGTCAATAGCAGGTAAAAAGGCAGcaacattttaacaaaatgtaaacatctttaatTACATAGGGCTCTATGATTTCCACTATgtatccagtcataaaaatttacagtatatgtaaTGGCAAATTCTGGATAAATACAAAGTGGGGCTGTACACTTAATCAAATCTTGATATGGACTATTGACAATAAACCTCTGTTGTGTAGCACTTTGTTTGctaaacaaataaaagcaattgttaaattttaatttgattacattttaaaagatgaacttttaatgttttatattcttGAATCAAATGTCcagtaaaattaaaacagccaacacagaatttctgaaaaaaaaaaaaaaacatttcttaaggccccattattgtattaattttattaaattattaaaatgtttcacaaattaaattaattaacattctttctgattattaattaaaccatttaatttaataattaaaacagaatACATCATTTAAAAGGAAAACggaatttgagaaaaataaatcttaaattaaaactctaaaaatttaaattctaaaaatttgattataaataaacttgttaaatttgtACAAGtttcattatttcaaataattagacatgctttttgattactaaaatttaatttaatcattaaatTGGAATCCAGAGAGTTTAGGAGGAAAAAAATCAAACTTTTCATAAAGCCCTaaaaatttcattataaataaatagttaaatttGTATAgatttcatgatttcaattaattagacatgctttttgattactaaaattaaatttaatacagaattcagaaaaatttaaatgcaaaaaaaaaatgtaaacaagaaAAATGGAGGGGGGGGTTAATAGGGCCCATAATACATGTAAGTTTTGAGTGTTCGTACCTGCAGTAGAAACGACGTGCAGCAGCATCTCAATCTCACAGGTGAAGAGAGTCCATGAGCTATAGCTATAGTCCCAGCGCACCAGGAAACCCTGTTCACCCACAGACAGCTGCTTTCCTTCACACACCTGTCCAAAACATCCCTGAGGCATCCGCAGGTTGGTCTGACCCACCCCTGAACATACAGATAACACGAGAGAAAATGCCACAAAGACAAGTTTTCATACACAGATGCAATCAGGCAAAGAGACGTCAAGACACAGGAACATATGTTTTCAGCACTGACCCAGAGGGTAGAGGAGTTTAGGAGTCTGTCTCCTCCACAGAGTGCCGTCCTCTCTGGAGATCACATCGTTGGGTTTGTGCTTATAGGCCTCAGTGTAGAACGACATCTTATCTAAAAAGGTGTACACCTGAGAGACAGACCATGAAATGTCCACGAGTTCTAAGATATTGTGTATaagtgtatacatatatatgttagaaaatatgtaatatgtaagAGGgcctttttaaactttttagtTTTACCTTCTTAGCTGTAGATTTGTCAGACAGCAGTGCAGTGAGCAGCTGTAGTAAAGGTCCAGTCTTATATGGAAACACACCCACTGCACTGTCCAGAATCACACCGAGACCCATGTTTGGCTTCTGTAGGGCACAACCAGAGGTCAAATGTCAAATCACAAACATTTCAGAGAAAACACAGGGAATCTACAAATGGTggtgttttatttaatgtgcatCAATTGTTTTGCTCACCGACTCCCAGAAAAGCTCAGCCAGACTCGGAGCAGCAAGAACTTCACATGCTGCATTGATCAGATGCTACAGACAGAATAATTAACAGACTTATCCAAGATGAATgcgtaatttattattaatgaatatcAGTAACACGATATTAAGTTTTGATCTCTGTCTGTtggtttgtgtatttttgtaccTGTTGACTGCCGAGTGTCTCTTCTTCAAAAGAGGTGATGACAAAAGACAGGAGACCATATATACACATCCGCGCAGTGCTCGCTGTACACTAAAATGAGACAGAGACATGTGACAGTATGCATAAAGGTCCATGTCACCATTAGAGAAAGACTTTTTAATCTAAGCAGTTTGATAGAACACTGTTCTTACGTTATTTCCAGTGCTGCCGAATGCCTGCAGCATGTCGGTGAGGTACTGAAAGACTCCGAGCCGCAGCGTCGTGTGTCCTAGACGTCTGATCACAGAGCTCACTTCCTCTGGATGCAGTGTGTGTCGCAGCAGAACCCAGGCCAAGAGAACCGGCCCATGGTGTGAGATGTCACCAAATGTCAACAGCATCTGATCCACttcctgcacacacacaacagttgataaacaaaaaaagcaaatcCTCTACCTTTTAAGTAAAACAATTGTTCATCCATTCAGATTTTAGAGCCAGAAttatccatttaaaaaaagttaatttctaaatatgtaatttcattCTAAAGCTTGGGGTTAGCAAGATTTTttgaaaacttttattcagcaagg is a window of Onychostoma macrolepis isolate SWU-2019 chromosome 21, ASM1243209v1, whole genome shotgun sequence DNA encoding:
- the nup188 gene encoding nucleoporin NUP188, translated to MADSEMCVRSSRELWTILLGRSALREPAQIEAELDRDSERLLQGLSFYKPPSKSAADKLKADKDTPQTLKDFGLRMSKLLGLDEQQSVQILQCYLQEDYRGTRNTLKAVLQDERQSQALLLKIADYYYEERLCVLRCVLHLLTYFQDERHPYTAEYSNCVGKLEKDLVSNYRQQFESLSKSEAPTWETHGNLMTERQVSHWFVQCLKEQALLLEILFLYYAYFEMPPNDLSTFTRLFKEQGFGQRQTNRHLVDKSMDVLVERIGYFSSLILVEGMDVDFLHKCALEDRTEQHQFYDQQDICKEVDQMLLTFGDISHHGPVLLAWVLLRHTLHPEEVSSVIRRLGHTTLRLGVFQYLTDMLQAFGSTGNNCTASTARMCIYGLLSFVITSFEEETLGSQQHLINAACEVLAAPSLAELFWESKPNMGLGVILDSAVGVFPYKTGPLLQLLTALLSDKSTAKKVYTFLDKMSFYTEAYKHKPNDVISREDGTLWRRQTPKLLYPLGVGQTNLRMPQGCFGQVCEGKQLSVGEQGFLVRWDYSYSSWTLFTCEIEMLLHVVSTADVLAHCERVKPILDLVHKIISTDWTVSDCLLPLTSRIYMLLQRLTSVINPPVDVITSCVNCLIALAARQPGKVWSSLHHTGFLPFASTPLTNMAQTISAEGMKAGNYGNLLVLIEQPRGEYSVTIAFLRLVTTLVKGQLGSTQSRGLIPCVLLVLKEMLPTYHKWRYNTYGVRERIGCLILELVHAILNLSQEGESEGSAPSLQSLCIYSLANTEAGQAVVNIMGVGVDTINMVLAAQPSSGGSEGPGQVLIQTVKLAFSVTNNVIRLKPQSDTASPLEQALTQHGGHGNNLIAVLAKYIYHKHDPALPRLAIQLLKRLATVAPMSVYACLGSDAAAIRDAFLTRLQSRTEDMRIKVTILEFLTVAVETQPGLIELFLNLETKDGSDGAKEFSLGEWSCLSVVLELLDSKQQGKYWCPPLLHRAALAFLHALWQDRRDSALSVLRTKEKFWENLTTPLFGNLPPPAESTEPCVLESCAFVMKIIALEIYYVVSGVLDPSLKAALESFSSKRRYEFWSDYVRDLVCVACDGEEEGLRSLSESQMLISAWRTLLILSTNHSEVMHLKDDTVRHKLFMDVLEGTKAALLMSQSVFCLRLGSMMVTLLLILLKQWKSVLVSAPALLPPLSLMLESVLHAEQQLTDRTKAKLLSALILALQIQGLNGGEITQLPQLLLCVCEMVQDEALALIDSTRHMIQRGDIQEDSMETDSPHIQKDQQDSVCVLALHLSKELCRADEDGEQWLQVVRKLPVLPSVLSALELSLRSKQNLYFTEAALHLLLTLARTPQGAAAVAGAGVIQSICLPLLSVYEGPANGATQAFVRKSQDAPSWPGVYRLSLSLMESLLKTLRYNFVNEALDFVGVHQERILQCLNAVRTVQSLACLDEADHTVGFLLQLSNFCKEWHFHLPQLLRDVQVNLCYLCQTCTYLLHSKKMLHHYLQAKNGEGLPPGPHPQRAVQPASKEQREGEREEAESKALQAVQCSLLKILSKTLATLQHFTPDCCQILLDQSMDLAEYRTLFVLSFTTPAFDSDVAPSFGTLMATINVALSMLGEIDKRKEPLVVSEDTQALKSLLMFSMENCFYVLISQAVRCLKDPSVVPRDKQRLKQELSSELSTLLSTLFRFFRRGSPSSPASGLLPSPQTKPPTPGSKATPEGQEPFIQLVQAFVRHVQR